The genomic interval GCGCGATGGCTTGCGATCTTCGTGCCGCCAATAGAGACCTGCGGCAAACACCCGCTTGTCTCCCGGAATCTTGAGCAATACGGGCATCAGAGAATCCTCGCCGTGATCACAATGGCAATCATCTGCCTGGACAGGGACGCATCCGCACCACCACCGAGGAGCGGGAAATAAGGACTGCCTACCCCATTGTGGGTAGTGCTCCCCTGACTCTGGGAATACCCGGTCAACAACAAGGTCTGCCCAGGCTTCAGCTTGACCGACTGCTGGAACGTACTGCTATCCACCGTCGGCACCTGGATACTGCTGCCCCCGCTGCTGATCGTCTGGATGCCCACCAGATTGCTGATGGTCATATTCATGCCCAACAGGATCCGTCCGTCGACGATCTTCGGCAGAAACATCGCCGTAAAACCCGTGGTCACGGTCCCAGGAATCAGGCCACTGGTCGTGCCCACATTTGCCGTGGTGGTATTGCTGCTCTCCGCCAGATAACCCGTCTGCTGCGCCACCTGAATCGGCGTTGGTTCGCCGTTCAACGAAATCGCAGACCGGCTGAACACTTGGGTGACGTGACCCAAAGTCGCCAGCGCCTGCACGGCAATGCTGCTGCCTTGCCATTGCCCCAGCGCACCCGTTGCCGAACTCAGGATGTTCGCACCCAAAGACAAGGGTGCCGGGCCACCGGAAGACACAGACGGCGGAGCAACCCCTTGCAAGGTAACGCCATATTGCCTGCCCAGAGACTGGAACGCGCCACTCAGGTTAAGCCCGTAGTTTTGCTCGTTGTTGAGATTGACGTTGTAGACGTGCACGGTAATCGCCACCTGACGCTGCAACTGACGCGCCAGTCCTTGCACCCAATCCCGCACCCGGCGAACCTCCGGAGGGGTACCGGTGACCGTAACCGTACCTGTGGAA from Acidithiobacillus caldus ATCC 51756 carries:
- the pilN gene encoding PilN family type IVB pilus formation outer membrane protein; amino-acid sequence: MRRVLRAVGMAVPVLLSGCATFHQVHEMQDSAEQSVRSARLPSSPPVVSTVTTPYLLGDEVQVRHRVPSLLRQKITLVSSAPLTLRQIAGKITEISGIPVHVEDFSQGSAPGRPGTFLPPLPSQTGSGIGLASGSHSALAIPLNWSGSLSGLLDMVTAKNGVWWNYRNGAIRIFKTETRTFSLPALDWATNSSGSIVASAGADSNSSGSSGSLVGGIGESTGGSSGNNNGNTSTGMTSITNTSKIDVWKNLSKVAQTVAGGGQVVVDASTGTVTVTGTPPEVRRVRDWVQGLARQLQRQVAITVHVYNVNLNNEQNYGLNLSGAFQSLGRQYGVTLQGVAPPSVSSGGPAPLSLGANILSSATGALGQWQGSSIAVQALATLGHVTQVFSRSAISLNGEPTPIQVAQQTGYLAESSNTTTANVGTTSGLIPGTVTTGFTAMFLPKIVDGRILLGMNMTISNLVGIQTISSGGSSIQVPTVDSSTFQQSVKLKPGQTLLLTGYSQSQGSTTHNGVGSPYFPLLGGGADASLSRQMIAIVITARIL